A stretch of the Xanthocytophaga agilis genome encodes the following:
- a CDS encoding glycoside hydrolase family 43 protein produces MPKDSKKSATKTSGNPVFPGWYADPEGVLFKGKYWIYPTYSAPYNQQVFFDAFSSPDLVIWTKHERILDTTQVKWAKRAIWAPAIVEKEGKYYLFFGANDIQNDQEYGGIGVAVADKPEGPFKDHLGKPLIDKFHNGAQPIDQFVFKDKDGQYYMIYGGWSHCNIAKLSKDFKGFVPFEDGTTFKEITPKGYVEGPFMFIRNGKYYFMWSEGGWTGPNYSVAYAIADSPMGPFQRIGKILQQDAQVATGAGHHSVIHVDKKDKWYIVYHRRPLGETDGNHRVTCIDMLEFDENGHIKPVKITNEGVAAQPLK; encoded by the coding sequence ATGCCAAAAGATTCAAAAAAGTCTGCTACAAAGACTAGTGGGAATCCTGTTTTTCCAGGATGGTATGCAGATCCGGAGGGTGTTTTATTTAAAGGGAAATACTGGATTTACCCTACCTATTCAGCACCTTACAATCAACAGGTGTTTTTTGACGCCTTTTCTTCTCCTGATCTGGTGATCTGGACTAAACACGAACGTATACTGGATACAACGCAGGTAAAGTGGGCCAAAAGAGCTATATGGGCACCTGCTATTGTTGAAAAAGAAGGAAAGTACTATTTATTCTTTGGTGCAAATGATATTCAAAACGATCAGGAATATGGTGGAATAGGAGTAGCTGTAGCAGATAAGCCGGAAGGACCGTTTAAGGATCATCTGGGTAAGCCATTGATCGATAAGTTTCATAATGGGGCTCAACCTATTGATCAGTTTGTTTTTAAAGATAAGGATGGACAATATTATATGATTTATGGTGGATGGTCACATTGTAATATTGCCAAGCTGAGCAAAGATTTTAAAGGATTTGTGCCATTTGAAGATGGAACTACTTTTAAAGAAATTACACCTAAAGGGTATGTAGAAGGACCTTTTATGTTTATACGGAATGGTAAATATTACTTCATGTGGTCTGAAGGTGGTTGGACAGGACCTAATTATTCTGTTGCCTATGCCATTGCGGATTCTCCTATGGGGCCATTCCAGCGGATTGGAAAAATTTTACAACAGGACGCTCAGGTTGCAACAGGTGCTGGGCATCATTCAGTAATTCATGTGGACAAGAAAGACAAGTGGTATATTGTATATCATCGTCGTCCATTAGGAGAGACAGATGGTAACCACCGGGTTACTTGCATTGATATGCTTGAATTTGATGAAAATGGACATATAAAACCAGTCAAGATCACGAATGAAGGTGTTGCTGCTCAACCTTTAAAATAA
- a CDS encoding o-succinylbenzoate synthase — MLQASYQKHTLQFTFEAGTSRGILTERDTYYIKLWDSSNPSVFGLGECAPLRGLSIDDVPDYELQIKKICNIINKKLLSIDSTNTLPQLVDESYPSIVFGVETACLDLINNGKRFLFDTPFSRGEAGIEINGLIWMGKEEFMREQIETKLRAGYHCIKMKIGAINFEKECALLESIRKYYTPEQIILRVDANGAFTPKEALKKLTILSQYDLHSIEQPIKQRQTDILAQLCATTPLPIALDEELIGITTYQEKERLLQKIKPQYIILKPSLLGGFRHCQEWIELAEQQHIGWWITSALESNIGLNAIAQFTAYLNNLIPQGLGTGQLYHNNISSPLEIRNGFLYYNNQQSWHIEDILSFGDL, encoded by the coding sequence ATGTTACAGGCATCCTATCAGAAACACACCTTACAATTTACATTTGAAGCAGGAACATCCCGTGGTATTCTTACTGAACGAGATACCTATTACATTAAGCTTTGGGATTCAAGCAATCCGTCTGTTTTTGGGTTGGGAGAATGTGCCCCTCTCCGAGGTCTTAGCATAGATGATGTTCCCGATTATGAATTACAGATAAAAAAGATCTGTAACATCATCAATAAAAAGCTTTTGTCAATAGATAGTACCAACACACTACCACAGCTTGTTGATGAAAGCTATCCTTCCATTGTATTCGGAGTCGAAACAGCATGTCTGGATCTAATCAACAATGGCAAGCGATTTTTATTTGATACTCCTTTTAGTCGTGGAGAAGCCGGTATTGAAATCAATGGACTTATCTGGATGGGAAAGGAAGAGTTTATGAGGGAGCAGATTGAGACAAAACTCAGAGCAGGATATCACTGTATTAAAATGAAGATTGGAGCTATTAACTTTGAGAAGGAATGTGCGTTATTGGAGTCCATCCGCAAATACTATACACCCGAACAAATCATATTACGGGTAGATGCGAATGGAGCCTTCACACCTAAAGAAGCCCTTAAAAAATTAACAATCCTCTCTCAGTATGACTTACATTCTATTGAGCAGCCTATTAAGCAAAGACAAACAGACATACTAGCTCAACTTTGCGCAACGACTCCCCTACCGATTGCATTGGATGAAGAACTGATTGGCATTACTACCTATCAGGAGAAAGAAAGATTGCTTCAGAAGATTAAGCCTCAATACATTATTTTGAAACCTTCGTTACTGGGAGGATTTCGGCATTGTCAGGAATGGATTGAACTGGCAGAACAGCAACATATAGGCTGGTGGATTACATCCGCACTGGAATCTAATATTGGTCTTAATGCCATTGCGCAGTTTACGGCCTATTTAAACAATCTTATTCCACAAGGGCTGGGAACAGGTCAGTTATATCATAATAATATTAGCTCTCCATTGGAAATACGAAACGGATTTCTTTATTATAATAACCAGCAAAGCTGGCATATTGAAGATATTTTATCATTTGGGGATCTATGA
- a CDS encoding DUF697 domain-containing protein, with product MMTQIKRLATAIGILFLVLFIIIIFNQLMQVYLYASTVNHTLGIVVLTVLTTVFVVLLVVPVALFFRLPKPLLAPDSEDDMPAYIPQLSARLAKNKMLLGHTFDWSQKEELQRALYVLDTQANEIIQKTARNVFLSTSISQNGKLDALMVFSTHTKMIWDIAHIYYQRPTLKDMISLYSNVGTTTLLATQIEDLDISEQLEPVLGTVLQGSAVRSIPFIGPLSSVIMDSLLEGSVNAFLTLRVGVITKRYCGTLEPFNPKKARKAAIAEASVMLKVLVLQVSGQVVNAILKTARNAGSNTVRSGMELAGKATRNVKRGFFGWFRSAASEPSQEQ from the coding sequence ATGATGACACAAATAAAACGCTTGGCAACTGCAATCGGAATATTATTTCTGGTATTGTTTATTATTATCATTTTTAACCAGTTGATGCAGGTATACCTGTATGCTTCTACTGTGAATCATACATTAGGAATTGTTGTGCTAACTGTATTGACAACTGTCTTTGTTGTTCTTTTGGTTGTTCCGGTCGCATTATTTTTTCGATTGCCTAAACCTTTGCTGGCTCCGGACTCTGAAGATGATATGCCTGCCTATATTCCTCAATTATCAGCACGATTGGCAAAGAACAAGATGCTGTTAGGACATACGTTTGACTGGTCGCAAAAGGAAGAGTTGCAAAGAGCTTTGTATGTACTGGATACTCAAGCAAATGAAATTATTCAAAAAACAGCAAGAAATGTATTTTTATCTACCTCTATCTCTCAGAATGGGAAATTAGATGCCTTAATGGTCTTTTCTACCCATACCAAAATGATTTGGGATATTGCGCATATTTATTACCAGAGACCCACTCTGAAAGATATGATTTCACTGTATTCGAATGTTGGCACCACTACTTTATTGGCAACGCAAATAGAAGATCTGGATATTTCGGAGCAGTTAGAACCTGTTTTAGGAACAGTTTTGCAAGGTTCTGCTGTAAGGTCTATACCTTTTATAGGGCCATTGAGTAGTGTGATTATGGATTCTTTACTGGAAGGTTCTGTTAATGCCTTTCTAACATTGCGTGTTGGTGTTATTACTAAGCGATATTGTGGTACTTTAGAACCTTTTAATCCCAAAAAGGCCCGAAAAGCTGCTATTGCAGAAGCTTCTGTCATGCTAAAGGTTTTGGTACTACAGGTATCCGGGCAGGTAGTTAATGCTATTTTGAAAACAGCTCGGAATGCAGGCTCAAATACTGTTCGTTCAGGAATGGAGCTAGCTGGAAAAGCAACCCGAAATGTTAAACGAGGTTTTTTCGGGTGGTTTCGTTCTGCAGCATCAGAGCCTTCTCAAGAGCAATAG
- a CDS encoding helix-turn-helix and ligand-binding sensor domain-containing protein, whose product MRRKLWLLFIIIPSVSYGQKIETICKPEILNFTKQTYNAYHQNWGITQESQTRFMYFANSKGLIEYDGNHWEVYELPNKQKVRSAVAGIDGRIYTGGLGEFGYWQSDKTGKLTYHSLKALINDPSFAGEEIWNILPTSEGILFQSFAFIYLYQNNKITNLSPPGNIMFAYQVNGRVLLGVIDKGLYEFKHKSFSFIDNSSFLGKESVNTILPGRDQTIVIGTNRGIYLYDGNDFQPFNTTTNAFLLQNQLNRGVMLNDTTYAFGTILNGIVITNTQGEIIQHLNQKNGLQNNTILSLYKDADGNLWTGMDKGISLILINSPLRYYQDYDGHLGTVYDIALFEKKLYLGTNHGLFVSYLQSREADFQLVPKTQGQVWDLEVIDNQLLCGHNNGTFLIEGTQAKQISSVTGGWIIRKLKKHPDLLLQGTYTQLCIYKKNASFQWELAHTVSGFSAPVNQLEEDDFGYIWVNKVSKGLNRIKLSADTQKMDSIWSYETPELKSAAVNLCQINKRVIVTTNQQVLQFDPDHNVFEPATNLQKQLGPDKARKFFPINPSASFVLKTDGTLGFIEKDNSIKEIPMKKFQWFDDYENLVSIDNRTHLICLENGFGVLPENLITSLLSSTIQPPVIRSIVPLDFPTLGQTFRTDDNYPAFAFNYNQNSLIISFSTPHYGNEAKYSFWLENSSKGWSNFQTMDQKEFNNLAPGKYIFHLRSNLSKKETQLEFEILSPWYWNQWSISIYVLMLIGACIFSYWLHLQRVKAHQERVRRKLEKKLRKQEEESQKEIIQLRNQQLEQDVIRKSEELANSTMTLIKKNELLLQIKQEVLDIKTELGSKSNSSSFKEIIHLLESNISTDHDWQIFESNFNRVHEEFLQKLIHEYPTLTPSDLRLAAYLRMNLSTKEIAQLFNITYRSVELKRYRLRKKMNLDTDVNLGEFMMKYTNGN is encoded by the coding sequence GTGAGGAGAAAACTTTGGCTACTCTTTATCATTATACCAAGTGTATCCTATGGACAAAAGATTGAAACTATTTGTAAACCTGAGATACTCAACTTTACCAAACAAACTTATAATGCCTATCATCAGAATTGGGGAATTACACAAGAGTCACAGACTCGATTTATGTACTTTGCTAATTCAAAAGGCTTAATCGAATATGATGGTAATCATTGGGAAGTATATGAACTGCCGAATAAACAAAAAGTCAGATCGGCCGTTGCAGGTATAGATGGCCGAATTTATACCGGGGGCTTAGGAGAGTTTGGTTATTGGCAATCTGACAAAACGGGTAAACTGACTTACCATTCCCTCAAAGCTCTGATTAATGATCCTTCTTTTGCAGGAGAAGAGATATGGAATATTCTACCTACATCTGAAGGTATTTTATTTCAATCTTTCGCCTTTATTTATCTTTATCAGAATAATAAGATCACCAATTTATCACCTCCGGGCAATATCATGTTTGCCTATCAGGTAAATGGCAGGGTCTTACTAGGTGTAATCGATAAGGGTCTGTATGAATTCAAACACAAATCATTCTCTTTCATTGACAATAGTTCTTTTTTAGGCAAAGAATCTGTCAACACCATTCTACCAGGGCGTGATCAAACTATCGTAATCGGCACGAATCGGGGAATATATCTTTATGATGGTAACGATTTTCAACCATTTAATACAACTACCAATGCCTTTTTACTACAGAATCAGTTAAATCGGGGAGTGATGTTAAATGATACTACCTATGCATTTGGAACTATTCTCAATGGTATTGTTATCACAAATACACAAGGCGAAATCATTCAGCATCTGAATCAGAAAAATGGATTACAAAACAATACAATACTGTCTCTATATAAGGATGCAGATGGTAATCTCTGGACTGGAATGGACAAAGGCATTAGTCTTATTCTGATTAATTCTCCATTGCGTTATTATCAGGATTATGATGGCCATTTAGGTACAGTCTATGATATTGCTTTATTTGAAAAGAAGCTTTATCTGGGTACTAACCATGGCCTTTTTGTTTCATATCTACAATCAAGAGAAGCAGATTTTCAACTTGTTCCCAAAACTCAGGGACAGGTATGGGATCTGGAAGTCATAGATAATCAACTCCTCTGCGGACATAACAATGGCACTTTTCTGATTGAAGGCACCCAGGCAAAACAAATTTCCTCAGTAACGGGCGGGTGGATAATACGAAAGCTCAAAAAACATCCTGATCTATTACTTCAGGGAACATATACACAACTGTGTATTTACAAAAAGAATGCGTCCTTTCAATGGGAACTAGCTCATACAGTTTCTGGATTTTCAGCCCCTGTAAATCAACTGGAAGAAGATGATTTCGGTTATATCTGGGTAAACAAAGTCTCTAAAGGCCTGAACAGGATAAAACTATCAGCAGATACGCAAAAAATGGATTCCATCTGGAGCTATGAAACTCCAGAACTTAAAAGTGCGGCAGTCAATCTATGCCAGATAAATAAAAGAGTTATAGTGACTACCAATCAGCAGGTCCTCCAATTTGACCCAGACCATAATGTATTTGAACCTGCAACCAACCTCCAGAAACAACTTGGGCCAGATAAAGCCCGTAAGTTTTTTCCAATAAACCCATCTGCGTCATTTGTGTTGAAAACAGATGGGACATTAGGCTTCATAGAAAAAGACAACTCTATAAAAGAGATACCTATGAAGAAATTTCAATGGTTTGATGATTACGAAAATCTGGTATCTATTGATAATCGTACTCATTTGATTTGTCTGGAGAATGGCTTTGGTGTACTACCGGAAAACCTTATTACATCATTACTTTCGTCAACCATACAACCACCTGTTATTCGCAGTATTGTCCCTCTGGACTTTCCTACATTAGGCCAGACATTCCGTACTGATGACAACTATCCTGCGTTTGCATTCAACTACAATCAGAATAGTCTTATCATTAGCTTCTCTACACCTCATTATGGCAATGAAGCCAAGTATAGCTTCTGGCTAGAGAACTCGTCCAAAGGATGGTCAAATTTCCAGACTATGGATCAGAAAGAATTTAATAACCTGGCACCAGGAAAATATATATTTCATCTACGATCCAACTTAAGTAAAAAAGAGACACAACTGGAGTTTGAAATTCTCTCTCCCTGGTACTGGAATCAATGGAGCATCAGTATTTATGTACTAATGCTGATAGGTGCCTGTATTTTTTCATATTGGTTACATTTACAAAGAGTAAAAGCACATCAGGAACGTGTCAGACGGAAACTGGAGAAGAAGCTACGTAAACAGGAAGAGGAAAGTCAAAAGGAGATTATACAATTACGCAATCAGCAGCTCGAACAGGATGTTATCCGTAAGTCAGAAGAATTGGCTAACTCAACAATGACGTTGATTAAAAAGAACGAATTGCTACTACAAATCAAACAGGAAGTACTGGATATAAAAACAGAACTGGGATCAAAATCTAATTCATCTTCCTTCAAAGAAATTATACATTTATTGGAAAGTAATATCTCCACAGATCACGACTGGCAGATATTTGAATCCAATTTTAATCGGGTTCATGAAGAATTCCTCCAAAAACTTATTCATGAATATCCCACCCTTACTCCCAGTGACCTACGACTGGCAGCTTATCTTAGAATGAACCTGTCAACAAAAGAGATAGCACAGCTATTTAACATCACCTATCGTAGCGTTGAATTGAAAAGATATCGTCTACGTAAAAAGATGAATCTGGATACGGATGTTAACTTGGGCGAGTTTATGATGAAGTATACCAATGGAAACTAA